Sequence from the Mytilus galloprovincialis chromosome 13, xbMytGall1.hap1.1, whole genome shotgun sequence genome:
GTTTACTTGGGATGTTGGCAAAGTATTGAGCTATTTAGAATCTCTGTACCCGTTACAAGATTTGGATTTAAAAATGTTAACTCTCAAATGTGTTGCTTTAATTGCTCTAGCATCTGCTCAAAGATCACAAACACTTGCAAGTCTTAATTTAAACTCTGTTCTCAGTACAGGCACATCATTTATATTTCGTGTCACAACTTTATTAAAGACGACACGACCTAAAAACATAGGACAAGATGTTATTATTCCTgtctttcagaaaaaagaaatTTGTCCTGTTGAAACtttaaaacattatattcacCGAACTAAAGACTTAAGAAAAAgtagtaaattgtttatttcattcaGAACTTTAAAAGCTGTAACAAGCTGTTCAATTGCCAGATGGTTAAAATTGGTACTGTCTAATGCAGGCATAAATGTGTTGAAATTTAAAGCTCATTCATACAGATCTGCATCCTCTTCTGCAGCTAAAAGAGCAGGTATATCATTAAATGATATCCTGAAAACAGCAAATTGGGCATCAGCTCAGACCTTCAAAAAGTTTTACTGTAAGGATATTGAGGTAGACAATACAAATTCAAATTATGTTCATTCAGTGTTTAATCATACTTTTACAGCCTGATCATGTTGATGCTGACAATGACTTAGAGATACAGTTCCAGGGTTTTTCTACATCAGGAGATGTACTGTCTAAGGAACTAACAGATTGGAGATGGAGGAACCATTATTCCAGATGTTGATTCATAATAGTGAATAGTGAAAGGACATTTGCGATGATATCGCGTTGCGTGTATGGACATACATAAGATTTATAAACTAGTGATGGacattattattgtttttccAATTATATTGTGTGATGCATATTGATAGACAACAAGATTAAAAGAAttaatcatatatttttattttttctgtgttGTTACAAGAATTTTTAGATGAAAGATTTGCTCTATACTGGTTCTAACTAGACTATATTGGTATTTGATGAAATTTAAAAGTATGTGGAATAAAGACTTGAGAGCAAAGACTTGTCCGTcttaaacaaaaaattgtcagaaTGATCTGATTTTCAGATTAGTTTTGTGTTGGATATCTATATTTGGTGAATTTCTTTGTTTATATCTCTGTTCAAGTTTTTTACTGGTATTGTTCATGAGATTAGTTGGTTATTAATTTccatttatttcttattctgtTTTGGAAGTTGCATTTATTGGAGCTACAAAGAGTTCACTTATTAACCTGAGCAAGCCCAGGATTATGATATATAATGTTACCTTATCCAAGCATCATTTATGATGTGAAGGATAAGGTGCATTATATGAAGAAGCCAAAGGGCTTCGAGGGTTAATATGTACCCTCCCAAATTATATAATCAGTAATACGCCCGtcccaaaaataaatatttagacCAATAAATGCCAATAGCGGCTTTGGTTATTTAAAAAGAGGCTGGTCACTACTCTGCACGGGCTTATATAGTAGTGGTCAGACAAAAAATCACTCAGCTGTGAAAAAAGGCGTGCGGCCTTGACATAAAGTAAAGGTTCACTTATTAACCCTCGAAGCCCTTTGGCTTCTTCATATAATGCACCTTATCCTTCACATCATAAATGATGCTTGGATAAGGTAACAGTTTTATGTATGAACATTCTGGAATATTTGTTTGGTAAGATATGATGAATATACATAttctaaaaaaatctatacaaaaactgatataaaaaaaaaagattttaacacTATAAAATTCATTAGAAAAAGCAAAATATGTTCATTAGTTACATGTCTTTGATTTTGcatatttcaaagttttgtacatgaaaaaaaaattaacagtttGGAAATTTAATGTATGGCATCATAGAATTAAAGAGTAGAGAGGAAAAAAGAGATAAAGCTAGTTTAAAATAAactgaataaaaattaataaatagaaGTTAATAAATTATAAAGCTGTCTTGCTagttacaaaaacaaaaagtgcTGAGTTAGTAATAAAGATTTACATTTTAACTATTGGTCCAACTACCCAATCAATGTCATTCTTGGGAAAGTAGGATTAGTCTGGAAACATTCCCAATCACCGcctttttattattgatttgaaaAGGTGCATCACTCAAATTCCCCGAAGAGGTAGTTTAATTTATAATAGTTATTTCCCTTTAGCACCAAATTAGAGGGCAACATGCACAAATTCCTTTATAAATCTACCTAATTCAACTAGTTAATCGACTGCTACTAGACTTGTTCTGGTTGAGGGAATTTCTCAGTGTTGAAGACCccttggtggccttgggctgatTTTTGCTCTTTAgcctggttgttgtctctttgacaaattacCATTTCCAAATCTTAATTTTATGGTATTTGTTTTCTGAATACCTCATATAAACCATTCCTatgatcccggagtcccgataaaggtcctccCCCCCCTTCCGCCATAGCAGCCAAGGCAAATAACTCTTGAATCAAATTTCATTAAAGGAAACTGTATATTATATGAAGCCATGTCTATGAGTTTCATTAAAAAGTATCTCATtagtaaattatttttcatgatgaGGGGATATACTATTCCATCTGGAACTATATACATGTTAGGGTCCAGTTCAGAGATACAAATTCTGATAATTGAAGAGTTCAacaaaattctgaaaaattaTCTTACTATTTACTAAGAGAAACTATAAAATTATTACAGTCCTCTTTTCTCCagatcaaaaagttaaaaaaaattctaattccTTTTTTTTAGTATGGCAATTGTCAAAGCTAGCATCAGTAAGCCATGTTAACTTTTTTACTTACTTTTTTTGATTGGctattttttcataattataaatcagACTAAATTAGTTAAATGACGTAACTTATAAATAAGTCTTAACAGCATTTTAACAAGGGGAAATATTTTGTTGGTTCTTTCCAGCAACCCTGCCATGCATCTTTTCTTTACACCAGAAGCCTATCCTTGGCACAAATTCACTATTTCCAACTACTtcctaaatttgattttaaacttaCTGAATATAACTAGCGTCAGACCCatctatgataaaaatataataaattatgaTTCATCTAGTTTTCTAAATCTACATAAATTATTCTTATATAAAAATCTACTTGGGATGAGTAAGAATGACATTGACCTTTGACCCCAATCTAATACCTATGAAGCAGCTTATAACTCCAGATAAAATGCTGAAATAGAATACACAACAATCAAGTGTCAGTGATTAAAAAGCAAAAGATGAGGAGTGTGTACTGTAAACAGCAGGTCATTTGTCAACTGGTTACAAATATTGTACCTGACTGATTAGCCTGAGAGTCCATTGATGTAGTGACCTTGAAAAGGTACCAGTGTTTCTTCAAAATATGCACTGATACCATTTTATAGAAATGTGATTATCATTCCAAGTTGGCATTTCTTGCAATAATACAAGAATTTTCTGGGCTTACAGTCATAAATTTGGGTATTGAGTTATGACCCTTGGCACTAAAATTGATTTTACAGAAATATTGAATTCAAAGGGGGAATATCCATTGTTATGTTGATTTTGTTCAAACCAATTTTAGAGACGTACCAAttcaaaaatgtttcattgaacATCATCTTCCATGAATAAATAAGTTCAAACAAATTGTGCATGAAATTTCTGTGATATATTTgataaatctttgaaaaaaaggTTATAAGTATTCTCCTTGCCAACAAAGTATcgttaaacatgataaagtatcACTAGAGTCATCCAAAAATTAATCATAAACATTATTGCAATCTTTGagaattatgaataaaaaattcaGAATTGAAATTCTTGTTAAAAATCTTTTTATTGTAATCCCTGAATATATTAATCATCATTTAAATCATTGCCAAGATAACCTCCAAAATATCAGCATTATAAACCTTGCTAACATGGTCTTCAAAATAACTTAAAATACCAAGGTATGtcttgaaaaaaattaataaagggCCAATAAATTATGGAATAAAATACAACTGGGCTGAAAAACCCTGAGTATTTCAAAGAATCTCCAAGTTTTGTAAAGTTATTAATTATAAATATGACGATATTATCATTATGATCCTTGCCAATAAAGCAGATGTGTTAATGTAATGTGAGAACCAAGCAAGCAATCAGTCAGTTTATTACAAGAGAAGGCTCCAGCAGAGAGAGAGACTCCTGACCCACAGTTACAGTATATTATAATGAAGGCATCAAGACAGATGAAAGCGTCACACAGCAAAGATGCCATACCTATCAAATGCAAAATCAAGCAAGTCTTCATAGCTGACACCCTCCGAAGTTTTGTAGTTAGCTAGCATGAGTGGTGACACCTCCTCCGAGCTACCCCTATCTGAAATATTTCTACCAGCAAGTGTTAGTGTTTTGACCCAGAAAGGATCTTTTCGGTTGTAAAATCCAAGCTGTTCTAAATTGCACTTGACtttttgaaactgaaatttgacTCTTGGAAATGTTGAAGATTTAGATGATGTGTCTATTTTTAAAGTAGATGGCGGCGTTATATCATGTCCTTCAAAAACATCATCATCTTCATCTAGACCACTATCAAATGGTTTGTCATCAATTTGGTGTTTTTTAAGGGGCGGGGGTGGAGCAGGAGGAAGAGTTCGCTCATGCTGCGTCAATTTGGAGCTCTCCGACCATGCATAATTTCTAACCAATGACTGAGGTGTTGAATGCCCATCGATGCCGCTGTCGTCAATCTGAAGTGGAAACTTTCGTTCCCTCTTGGCACCAATGGGAGTTGAATGTCTTAATGGCATCCTGGGTGGTAATGGCAAGCTATTGCCATCTCCACTAACACTGTTAGACCGGGGTGGTATAGCAGGGGCTCTAGTGGGACTTGGTAAGTTAGTTGCATCTCTTTCTTTAACATGCTGAATGGTCCCTGAATCAACGCTCATTGAGTGATGCAAAGTTGGTATCTTAACATGTAATTTAGAATTATAAGTTTTATGATTCATACCTTGACCAACACGACCTCCACGTATGGGGATAGCACCACCTCTTAACATTCTTAAAGGGTTTGTTTCCACATCTTCATCCCCACCAGTGGATGAGGACATAGCTCCTTTACCAGGAATACCTTGGGGTTCACGAATATTACGAGAATGTCCTTCCTCACTACCGCTGATTACTCCTCTTTGATGATCAAGGGAGCGTCGTATTCTACTCTCCCTTGCAAGTTTATTCATAATTTCACGAGGGGAAGGTTCAGAAAAGTCCTCCCCTACAAAAAGACTCGAAGATTTATTGTAAGAATCCCTACGAGAATCATCCTGACGATTGACTTCTGTAGCACTATTTACTGACTCAGTACCAGAatcagtatgaacattgtctgaATCAGGTTCATCAATCCTTAATACTTCTACATTGTTTTTAATGTCTTCAGAGTCACACTCTGATGTTTGTTCACTAGAAGTGTCTAAAATTTTAGGTCTATATTCATCTTCTGGTAGTTTTACTTTCAGATCATATTCTTGAGGAATTTCTGGCGGTGGTTTTTGTGGACGAGGCACAGGTTCTACTCTCTGTATGATTTCTGGTCTAGGTTTTGGAGCAGGTATTGGTATATCAGATCGTTTGCTGTCAGGCCGTGGTTTTGGAACTGGTTTCTGATGATAACTCATCTCTGTTAAttgattaaaattcatttcaGGTGGTTCTAAATCAAAGTCATCTATCATTGCAAGAGGCACCCCATATGTACTATCTTGATGTACAGGAGTAACCTCCCTTCTTTCTGGTGTAACCTCTCTTTTcattggagttatttccctttttgcaGGAGTAATTTCTCTTTTTGCAGGAGTTATATCTCTCTTTGCAGGAATTATTTCTCTTTTTGCAGGAGTAATTTCTCTTCTAACTGGAGTTAACTCCCTTTTGACAGGAGTTACCTCTCTTTTAGGTGGAGTAACTTCCCTTTCTTCAGAGGAGTATGAAGTACCAGATTTTTCCTTCACAGAACCTCTCATAACTAACTGGTTATAAGCCTCCATTGCTCCAGGAGGAACACTTTCTACTTGATCTGCTTTATTTTTGATCTCCTCTGAGAAAGTACGTTGACGATCAAGTTTCGGACTACGTTTAAATGAGAATTTGAATCTTGATCCATTCTGTGGTGACCCTGAATCACTTTCTGAATCTGACTGATATTTATCAGGTGACGAAGGTTCTTGTGAAGATGACATATGAGAACGAGAACTTAATTCATTTGCCATGGCGATAGCATCATCTATCATTTTTTCATCAGATGCTGACATTGGTTTGACCTTGGCTTGTTTTCGTGGTTCTGGTTTCGGAGGCTCCCTGTTTCGAGGTTCCTGCAAGGCAAAAATTGAACATGCATAGTGATTACATAAATAGATACATGCTGTCTATAATAAAGATATTTTCATATACTCCAGACTTGATTATACTGAAGAAAAGCTGAAGATAATTTCTATAAGAAGAATATAATAATTACCCTATATCCCTTTTCTCCTAATGAgaatatacaatatttatatgtGAATGTattgtatatgtaaaaaaaaaagattatttaattCAGATTTATGATTTTTCAATCTGTCCATTCATCGATTGCTTGTATAGATTTATTGTTCCTTGTACGTCAGAGATTGTAAATTGAGCAACAGCAACATGCAATGCCATGCACATAATGATCACAGTTGAATATtttttgtgtatgtttttttaaagttttttttttctatcttataTCATAATACACTTTTTTAAAGCAAATTAAAGAGAAATATATGTTTCATTccatataatttaacaaaattttgcaGAGAAGAAAGATTGAACAGCTATAGCTATTAAGAGGAAGTAGAATTAGAGGCAGACATACTAGTCTAGGTGGTTGAACAGGAAGTGGTGGTGGTGGTGATTTTGATCCTCTCCCATTGGTCATCAGTTTAGGAGGCGATTCATGTTGAGGTGTTGTAGTTGCTGATGAATCATTTGAAGATGAGTTTGCCAACTTTGCCTCTTTGTCGTTTATTGCTTTCAATACTTCATCCATAAATGAAGGTCCGAAATCAAAAGAACTCTGTAAAATGTCAAGTTTTataattaaatatcaataaaaaaaaaaatttggtaaaTATACAGAAATGACATTTCAGACGGCAAtcttataacaacaaaaaaaacaacaaacaaaaacatgtagAGATCAGTGAAAGTTATTTAATAATAGACTATGCTTGCTGTGATATGGACAAATTATGAATAAATGTCAATACATTTAatgatttgcatttttttttaaatcaaaatcgcaatatttttctcaaaaacaaaaatttaattgtgTTTTATCTTATAACTAATGGTCTTGAATCAGGGAAGACTTGTGCCCACGTAAAACTGATTTTAACACCCATCATACGTTTTGCCTGTCCCTAGTCTGGTTATCTGTACCTTCCATTTTTAGTTGTAGTCTTTGTATTCAACTTTTTGGAGGAATCTGTATTGAAGGTTTatgtgattttttatttcattatctaATATTTTTGGTGATGTCTATTATAGTTTTTTTTGGCATTATCTaatttatcttttattaattACAGTGTATTCTGTTTATCCATCACACAAGAGGACCAGAAAAAAAGTTTGATTAAGCAGAGTattggaatactcaggtttttttcTGCAAAGATAGGCATATTTTGGGATAGCCCTAAGATGTTATGAGTCAAGGCATATTTTGGGATAGCCCTAAGATGTTATGAGTCAAGGCATATTTTGGGATAGCCCTAAGATGTTATGAATCATAGAATGTTAGTACAAACGTTtatatatgatttgttttttcATACCGACATGTCAGGCATTTTGAAGTCAGCAAATATAGAATCATCATCTATATCTTGATACTGGAAATCTCCACTATCGACCTCGTCTGTCCTTGTTACATATTGACTGTCTATAGATTCCTGACTTATCCAGGAGTGACCATTAGTACCCAGAGATCCATTCATATTATGTCCATTTTCATCTCTATTAAGACTCACAGTTGATATCCGACTTTCACCTTCTTTCCCTGGAAGATAGATCATAATCATAATTACTTACTATAATTGTAATTACTTCTTTCCTTTCAATAATCTATCCAGGttgtattttctatttttgaaCATCCATAAACTATATGGCCCTGTATTAACATGATTTTTTCATAGCATTTTCAAATTGACATATTTTAAGATGGATGTCTTTTTATCCTAAGCATGGAATTCTTTTTTCTATTAATCCTTAATTTCTCAATaattttttcaacattcatttcaaataaaatatatcttcaaATTCTGGTTATCACATCTACAATCTTAATAGATCACCATTAATTTCTACCCatacaataaatacaaaaatttaaagtaaatgtttctgTTTTAGGGTCTTTATGCTATGCAGACATATTTACAACAAAGGcttattttcattgttgaaagctaTACTGTGACCTGTATTTGTTGACTTTTATGTcaatttggtctctgatggagagtagtctcattggcaataatagctcatcttcttatttttacattagaatgttgttgtttttttctgcatattacaaaatgtataataaattATATCATAATGAAATATCTTTTATATGATTTTGCAAAATCTAAATACCAACCTGTACTAGCAACTTTGACTGGCAGTTTGTCGTAATTATCACCAATGAAACCAACATCACCGAAAATAGCACCATCGTAACCAATATGCCCTGTGTGACGAAGGTCATTCTGTGGACCACTGATCATCTCAGCATTGAACCGCCTTAATGACTTCCTGTTTGATTctgcaataaataaataataattttaatatattatggagatttttttatttaatgtttgaaGTCAAGTTCCTGAAAAGTAAAATGTAAACAGAAACAGAAATTGCTAAAAAcggaaaataaaattttattttaatgacatttttcAACAGAAATTGACGAAACtgattaataaaattaagtttcgAAATATTTCCTTTTACATACattgagaataaaaaataattcttatattAGTTTTAAAACTGATTAAATCATGTGTTAGCGTTGACTGTGTCATTGCATATTTCTGTGTATTATTTAAGCATGTGGCCATTCCCATACAATGGAAGCAATATCTGTGGTACAATATATACCTTTAAACCTGTGTCATATAACTATACATGTGTTTCATATTTatgtaaatatcaaataaaatatatgaggTTTACAGCTTTAACAATCTATAACATATGACAATTTCCttggaaaaaaaattgacttGGTATGAAAGCCCTTTGGTCAAAATTTATAAGAACAGAATTTACAGTGATACAGGAGTATCTTTAATGATGAACAGTAATATCTGTCTAAATTAACTGTATCCCTTGCTCAGGACTTTGTTTGGCATAGACACTAGTGTCCACATTTTACTGGTTTAATTACTACAGAATGTTCTTATTACACGAGATCAGATGGTTTAAATCAGTTAGTTttcactgttaaaatatttctctAAATTCTTAATAATTGACATCTTTTTATAACCCTGAACCTGGAAGTAACCTGTTAGTTTGGAAAAGGTCAAGGATCAGATATAGGGTTCACTCCATTCTAATGTAATTAGTAGAACAGCATGAAGCTTATTTTAGCTCACTTGAATTAATTATAATCAGTTGCAGTTAGCATAAAGCTTtttccttatttatttttaaggTTTCAAATTTCACATTTGGACATTATTCCGTTACTTTGCTGTTTAAAATCTGAGATGCAATGAACTTGAATTTTATTGACAGTTCAATAAACTGATAGCATTAAAACCTACACcatataccgtatagcgggttatttttgcAGGGTGTtaattttcgcggatagaacaaagTCTCCTAAATTAATTCCGCCAAATTAAATGTGTACAtacaaaggtattgataaaagttttgaatccgccaaaatattttgtataccttattcaatgaaaatcgcgaaattttacaccctaAAAAATAACTCACTATACGGTATAAGTTTAGTGAATGTAAcatccatttttactgaactCACGACAGAACAAATTTtgttttaggggccagctgaagccagCCTGTGGCTGTGGGATTTTCTTGCTATATTGAATACCAATTGGTACCCCTTGGTTGTTTTCTGCCCTTTGGTCAGGTTATTTCATGTGACATCATTTCTATCTTTAAAAGCCCATGCCCCACAGACAGATGATCTATTTTGGAGCTGAGACTCAGTTGTCAAAATTATGGTCCATTCTATCTAAGTATCTAATCAGGAGATCATGCTGCTCCAACTTGTTGAGGACCTGATTAATGACCATATTTTAAGTGATATTCTAATTTTTTGGCATTATGTGATAAGTCATAAGCTGTTGTCAATATTTTGTTATAGAAGCCACACTACACATCTATTTGTCCCTTCTCCAATCTTACCTTTCTTACCACCCTTTTTGGGGGATTTTTCTTTCTTGTCTGATTCTATAAATAGTATAACcaatcaaattgtaaaaataaagattttggcATAATTGGGGTCTATTGTAGCAAATAGGAGTTAAATCAAAATAGGATTATTCACTACAAAGCATctagctaattttttttttaaatacaacaaaaagtaaaatcttttATTCAGGAATTAATTGTAATATCTATTCctaattttttatcattaaaaatttGCAATTCTTTAAAATGATTGTTTTCTTATTTGCATTTTGGATACTTGTAGTAAATGTCTGTAGAATTTAACTCCTCTATTTAAATATATTCAATGTCTAAGTATGTAGAATACTAAACTACttataatattgtatttataaaaatgtaaaattaaagacTCGGCATGCTGGCATAGTTTCATTATATGACTGACAGTGGCTCTCTGCCAGCATGCAAAAGGTGCTCTTGTGCTGAAATAAATACTATTATGAAATGCATATACATCAAGCAATGATATGATTCTATTCTACAGTATAAATTGTAAGACCCTAAATTCCCAGCTTATaaaaagaagagaagaaaacttctaaatacagtataagaaaatcaGAATAAAAAATGAAGCATATCTAGATAGTAGTATTCCTTTTATCTAACTAAATAACCTAAATGCTTAAAAAATTTGGCTTgcaaaaaaaaccatacaaattGGTAATAAATGCAAGAAATAATAAAATCCAATATTAGTGTTATAAAAGGAACAATTGAATGTATaagagtaaaaaaatattaatgtaaataaaGATGATAGGCAAATATGTTCATAAAAATTACCcaaaaattttattataaatctCTTTAAAAAATTCCACAGCATGAAAGCAAAATTGAGTAAAATCAAAGGACAGGTACACTGATGATTTTATTGAGTGATCTATTTCATCATCTAAGTGATAGTAAGTCCTTGACTTATATTTTAGACTCATGTCTGGGTTCAACTTGAGGAAGTTCCAATTTGTTATCAGTATTTCTTGAAGATACTCATAGCAGTTTGTGGATAAAAGCATGATTATGATGTGTAACATTTTCTagcatttttgttcttttttcttaCCTTTCCTTACAAGTTTGACCATAGGTTGGTCTGAGTCagctttttcttttttagagTCTACATGAAAAATTTACTATTTATTTGGGGTTTCCAAATGGAAATTAAACCAATTTTGTTAATAGATAATAATAAGAAATCAAATATACTTGTTCACAAATAATTAagtgtaaaatttcattaatctgtaagacatttaaaaaaattattataacaaTTTAGACAAAATTTTCTagtaaaagaaagataactctattaTGAAAAGGGTCATAAAAAACAGGTGCACTGTATTTTTGGAAGTTTTTTAATGTGCATCTTAATCCTCTCTTAAATGGAGCTCTTCCCCTTAAACCacaattatcatttaaaaaaattgccattttcatttgaattgtgtTTTCAGTATGGCAAGCTGGGATAAAAGCAAGATAATGATTTGCAACATTTCCGAGCGGCTTTTTCTTACCTTTTCTTGAAAGTTTGACTTTAGGTGTGTCcaattctttttcctttttagagTCTATATGAAATAAGGATATTTTGTCTTTCACTTTTGGACTGATATTTTTAATAACCATTCACACAAAAAACCATGAATTTACCAAATTTTAATCattgaaaaataagttaatttCTATTTCTTTGTTATATTCAATACAATAATCTatagtttttgatttttgttgattTAAAGTTCacttcaaaaatgttaaaattagaAAAACGTGAAATGAAAGTTAAGGCTAATATATATTACTTTGTGAAAAGTGGTGTGTGAGAGCTTACCTTTTCGACTGAGTTTAATTTTAGGTGTATTTGATTCCTGGTTTTCTCTTTTAGAGTCTATGAAAACAAAGGAGTGCAAA
This genomic interval carries:
- the LOC143056612 gene encoding uncharacterized protein LOC143056612 isoform X16 encodes the protein MTTEKSLLEFMEEAELDHYYQALKDQLKINAIHQLKYVEEEDLNDIGMTKPEMRRLKKMYKKEFPAGALGKLKKAILTRSGGDIGRSLSPSPPEQRSPRPSSYIRPPCKQIIPANSIQINKTLGEGEFGIVQQGLWTTETGEKVQVAIKCLTKEKMHTGTTEFLKEANIMQNVDHENIVRMYGVVLDKDDSLMLVTELAPMRSLLECLKEQSLRTDFPLPRLCDFAQEICDGMSYLESKRLIHRDLAARNILVFSKSKVKISDFGLSRALGIGKDYYQSNFSLNLKLPIAWCAPECINYLKFTSASDIWAFGVTLWEIFTYGFQPWAGLTGQQILESIDAPNCQRLERPDLCPKEYYQIMTKCWEHDPERRPLFSELFVMLPQMRPTQVKAMKDFPEVVVPKDFLYYKSYDVIYVLDKNPEDCPKSGFWKGVLGNGKCGYFDPANVMPIIEHKNSPSVSKSISRKESKRENGDAKIKLSRKDSKRENQESNTPKIKLSRKESDKKEKSPKKGGKKESNRKSLRRFNAEMISGPQNDLRHTGHIGYDGAIFGDVGFIGDNYDKLPVKVASTGKEGESRISTVSLNRDENGHNMNGSLGTNGHSWISQESIDSQYVTRTDEVDSGDFQYQDIDDDSIFADFKMPDMSSSFDFGPSFMDEVLKAINDKEAKLANSSSNDSSATTTPQHESPPKLMTNGRGSKSPPPPLPVQPPRLEPRNREPPKPEPRKQAKVKPMSASDEKMIDDAIAMANELSSRSHMSSSQEPSSPDKYQSDSESDSGSPQNGSRFKFSFKRSPKLDRQRTFSEEIKNKADQVESVPPGAMEAYNQLVMRGSVKEKSGTSYSSEEREVTPPKREVTPVKRELTPVRREITPAKREIIPAKRDITPAKREITPAKREITPMKREVTPERREVTPVHQDSTYGVPLAMIDDFDLEPPEMNFNQLTEMSYHQKPVPKPRPDSKRSDIPIPAPKPRPEIIQRVEPVPRPQKPPPEIPQEYDLKVKLPEDEYRPKILDTSSEQTSECDSEDIKNNVEVLRIDEPDSDNVHTDSGTESVNSATEVNRQDDSRRDSYNKSSSLFVGEDFSEPSPREIMNKLARESRIRRSLDHQRGVISGSEEGHSRNIREPQGIPGKGAMSSSTGGDEDVETNPLRMLRGGAIPIRGGRVGQGMNHKTYNSKLHVKIPTLHHSMSVDSGTIQHVKERDATNLPSPTRAPAIPPRSNSVSGDGNSLPLPPRMPLRHSTPIGAKRERKFPLQIDDSGIDGHSTPQSLVRNYAWSESSKLTQHERTLPPAPPPPLKKHQIDDKPFDSGLDEDDDVFEGHDITPPSTLKIDTSSKSSTFPRVKFQFQKVKCNLEQLGFYNRKDPFWVKTLTLAGRNISDRGSSEEVSPLMLANYKTSEGVSYEDLLDFAFDREKNCEEVEMMRSVFKNEISVEDCQQALTETKWIVPMAIKYVKLKQLLSAQLGDITLCKEALMACDWDVQRAANHVLSNLSSPEIIDV
- the LOC143056612 gene encoding uncharacterized protein LOC143056612 isoform X13 → MTTEKSLLEFMEEAELDHYYQALKDQLKINAIHQLKYVEEEDLNDIGMTKPEMRRLKKMYKKEFPAGALGKLKKAILTRSGGDIGRSLSPSPPEQRSPRPSSYIRPPCKQIIPANSIQINKTLGEGEFGIVQQGLWTTETGEKVQVAIKCLTKEKMHTGTTEFLKEANIMQNVDHENIVRMYGVVLDKDDSLMLVTELAPMRSLLECLKEQSLRTDFPLPRLCDFAQEICDGMSYLESKRLIHRDLAARNILVFSKSKVKISDFGLSRALGIGKDYYQSNFSLNLKLPIAWCAPECINYLKFTSASDIWAFGVTLWEIFTYGFQPWAGLTGQQILESIDAPNCQRLERPDLCPKEYYQIMTKCWEHDPERRPLFSELFVMLPQMRPTQVKAMKDFPEVVVPKDFLYYKSYDVIYVLDKNPEDCPKSGFWKGVLGNGKCGYFDPANVMPIIEHKNSPSVSKSISRKESKRENGDAKIKLSRKDSKRENQESNTPKIKLSRKDSKKEKELDTPKVKLSRKESNRKSLRRFNAEMISGPQNDLRHTGHIGYDGAIFGDVGFIGDNYDKLPVKVASTGKEGESRISTVSLNRDENGHNMNGSLGTNGHSWISQESIDSQYVTRTDEVDSGDFQYQDIDDDSIFADFKMPDMSSSFDFGPSFMDEVLKAINDKEAKLANSSSNDSSATTTPQHESPPKLMTNGRGSKSPPPPLPVQPPRLEPRNREPPKPEPRKQAKVKPMSASDEKMIDDAIAMANELSSRSHMSSSQEPSSPDKYQSDSESDSGSPQNGSRFKFSFKRSPKLDRQRTFSEEIKNKADQVESVPPGAMEAYNQLVMRGSVKEKSGTSYSSEEREVTPPKREVTPVKRELTPVRREITPAKREIIPAKRDITPAKREITPAKREITPMKREVTPERREVTPVHQDSTYGVPLAMIDDFDLEPPEMNFNQLTEMSYHQKPVPKPRPDSKRSDIPIPAPKPRPEIIQRVEPVPRPQKPPPEIPQEYDLKVKLPEDEYRPKILDTSSEQTSECDSEDIKNNVEVLRIDEPDSDNVHTDSGTESVNSATEVNRQDDSRRDSYNKSSSLFVGEDFSEPSPREIMNKLARESRIRRSLDHQRGVISGSEEGHSRNIREPQGIPGKGAMSSSTGGDEDVETNPLRMLRGGAIPIRGGRVGQGMNHKTYNSKLHVKIPTLHHSMSVDSGTIQHVKERDATNLPSPTRAPAIPPRSNSVSGDGNSLPLPPRMPLRHSTPIGAKRERKFPLQIDDSGIDGHSTPQSLVRNYAWSESSKLTQHERTLPPAPPPPLKKHQIDDKPFDSGLDEDDDVFEGHDITPPSTLKIDTSSKSSTFPRVKFQFQKVKCNLEQLGFYNRKDPFWVKTLTLAGRNISDRGSSEEVSPLMLANYKTSEGVSYEDLLDFAFDREKNCEEVEMMRSVFKNEISVEDCQQALTETKWIVPMAIKYVKLKQLLSAQLGDITLCKEALMACDWDVQRAANHVLSNLSSPEIIDV